The Ipomoea triloba cultivar NCNSP0323 chromosome 4, ASM357664v1 DNA segment ATGCGAGGCTTTGGTGTTGGCTTCTGAAAAAATTCTATTGCCCCTTCAAGGATTGCTCAGCGCTTCTCATCGATGAAAAGATTGAAGTTGTGGAATCTGAGTGCCATGAATGCCGCAGATTGTTCTGCGCTAAGTGTAAGGTTCCATGGCATGCTGGCATTGTTTGCTTTGAGTTTCAGAAGCTGCATGAGAACGAGAGGGAGGAGGAGGATATACTGCTGCTGAATATCGCAAATCAAAAGCAATGGATGAGATGCCCTAATTGCAAGGTGTATGTTGAGAGAGTTTCTGGTTGCGCTTTCATGATGTGCAGGTGTAAGTGCACCTTCTATTACATGTGCAGAGCTTGTGCAAAGATCACCATTGTCTTAATTGTGACACTTAAAATTTAGAATCTCCTTTGTTGAACGAAATTGTTTGGTTGAGTGGATATTTGCtgaacttcaaaaaaaaaaaaaaaaaaaaaaaccttctacGCACAGAACACAAATCACTGATACAGGGACGCAGGATGGCAGTATGAAGCTCCGGCAGTCCGGCGACGGCGATAACAACAATAGATCTGCCCCTGACTTTGTTACTCCAGCCTtgaggagggagagagagagagagctaaGAGAAGGCAGCagaaaaaatgttgaaatttcTATAGAAGGTGAAAATTGAATTTAACTCGACTTGCGCAACCTGCTGAAATGGGATCACATATTCATTAAATTGGAGAATAAAACTTAAATTACCTGTTTtacccttcattttaacacctACTTCACGCCAAACCTAACGGATGACTattttggcttaaaattcaatagttaggggaccactttgggtgcaattaaaagtcaaggaaccAAATTAAGAAAAGGTCATAGTCGGAGGaacattttgggaattaactcattggaagttttaaaaatttggaTGTAATTGTTACGAAGTAGAAATGTTTAAATTCTTTGCCAATTAGCCTTAACTATATATGTCAAatgttagaacttagaagtatGTTAATTTTTGAATCATTTATTTTGTGGGTTAGATTTATGCATGTGAATAAGATAAAAACTTACCGGCATACTCGGGTGCAAGATAGCCAAATGTTCCAACCGTCCTTGTCTCAACAGAATTTTTATCATCCGGAACCATTTTGACCAATCCAAAATCTGCGACCTTAGCTCTCATGTCATTGCTAAGAAGAATATTAGAAGGCTTTATGTCTCTATGAATGAAACTCTGGTGAGCAAAACTATGAAGATATTCAATCCCCCTTCCCACATCCAATGCAATTGTTACCCTTTGGTTCCAAGTTAGAGGATGAAAGCCATGGTTTTGccattgaaagagatgatggCTCAAAGTTCCCTGTGGCATATACTCGTACACCAAAATCCTCTCACTCTCATTGATGGAGTAACCAAGCAGTGAGACCAAATTCCTGTGCCTAACTTTGGCAAGAAACGAGATTTCTGCTTGGAACTCGTTCAATCCTCTCACTGCCCcatctttcatcttcttcacagCGATCTTAGTTCCATCGTCTAATTCGCCCTTGTAAACTATTCCATATCCTCCGCTCCCTACCACGTTCCCCTCGCTGAAATAGTTGGTGGCTTTTTGAAGAACTTGGATGGGGAATATAGTGCCCGTGTCCGTTCCAGTACCGGTAATCGCCGTCGTCTGATTCTTCGCCGTCCGGCTAGATGTATTCCTTAGGCGTTTGGCGTAGAACCTGTAAGAGACGAACAATACGAGCACAATAACAGGCACAAGAACAGCTAGAACAATACCAGCAATCTTGCCGGCTAAATTCGACGCATTGAATCGAAGCAATGGGTTTCCACTGCAATGGAAACGTAAAGAATCGGGAAGATCAGGTACGGAGCCGGACAAATTGTTATCAGACACGTCAAGAATTAGTAGCAGATTCAGAATGGCCAAGTTGTCCGGTATAGATCCGGTAAGATTATTGTCATTCAAATACAGTTTCCTCAATGTAGTCAATTTCTCGGAAGCCAGCAAAATATGCGAAATGTTACCTGAAAATCCCTGCTTTTCCAGATCCACAGTGGTCACCTCCCTTTGCACATCGCAACTAATGAATCTCCATTTTCTGCAAGGATCATTCCCAGACCAGGATTCGGCTAGGGTTAACGGGAAGCCGAGATCGGCAGCCATATTGAGAAGCGCCGTAACCTGCGGGTCACAATCCCCCGGAGTTTCCTTGCAAAAACTGTTATTCCTTAGATTTACCTGGATTTGGAATTGGCACCGAAATTGGGGGATCGGGCCCTGTAACTTATTGTTCTGCAGAAAAACAGTTCGTAATTCATGAATTCTCATCAGATTCCGCAACGAATCGGGTACAAACCCGGTTAATCGGTTATCTCCGAGGCGCAAATCGGATAGATTTTGGAGCCCGTAAAGGTCCGGAATCTGACCCGTGAAGGCATTCCCTTGGAGCCATACTTGCAATAGCTGAGTCATGGAGGAAAGCACGCTAATATTACCGGAGAGCCCTAGCTGCTGGTTATCCAGTCGCAATATCCGTATCTTGGAACCCGAAAACGACCCGGGAAGTGACCCGGTTAAATTGTTGGACGATAATATTACGTTCTCGAGATTTGGGAAAGAATAGAAGAAATCAGGAATGATTCCAAAAACATTGGCGTTGCTGGCGTTGAAAGAAACCAAATCAGTGCTTCGGTTCAGGTGCATAGGAATTTCCCAGGAACTAAGGTTTCGATTTTCAGAAACGCTGAAACTCTTCAAACGGGGAAGATCGGAGAGGAAATCCGAGGGGACTGAGGTGAAGTCGTTACCGTCTAAACGGAGGTCTTCGAGCATGGGCATGTTAGCGAAAGAAGGTAAGGGTCCGGAGAGGGAGTTCCCGGAGACGGAGAGGTTTATGAGGGAGGAGAGTTGGGTGATCCCGGAGAAGAGTTGGCCGGAAATGGAGAGCGAGTCGATTTTGATGGAGATGACATTATTGTCGTCGTCGCAGGTGACGTGGGTCCAAGAACAGTAGTGGTTGGAGTTTGACCAGTGGTTGGGTGCGGGAGAAATGGCGGCGAGGAGGTTGGACATTACAGCGGCGTCGTCGGAGAATGTGATGCCGGAGACGGAGAGGAAGGTGAGTACAATGATGATGTGAAAGGGACGGAGTGAGGCCATTAATGATGATGATTGATGAAATGATGATGAGGCGGATGTGGTAGGGGAATGCTGGGATGGAGTGGAGTTTGGACATACTTTTAAACtataaatttttaacttttagtttcacaattttcaattttattttattttacatttggTTTCTTCCACTTAGATTTCAATCACGGATGACTTATCCTAAAAGACAaattatcatttatttttttctttaaatttttgtataggGTGGGCAATTCGATTTGGTTTATCCGAACTGAACCgaattaaactaataatatacCGAAAACTGAACGGTTCAAGATTCTTGTAAACCAAATGATTCGGTTAAAAATTGAACCGAATCGAATGATTTGGTAAAAAACTAAACTGAACCGATTACCgttttgttttaataataataataataataataataataataataaaaaaagaagtaaatataAATCCCTTGATGCCTGCTCCGTCGTTCAGTTCCTATTTTCACGGTATctctttgaaattttttatttgatttctttataatttgttttctacTTTGCACTTTTGTTGTTTGTCGCAATTATTTtttacctcacaattagtacttagtagtatgtttgaactttaaattgctattttattatataatgtttagattttggatatggattatgtgaatatatattgtttgatagtattttcagaaaattaggaaatgttgaaatttggaaatattaaaccgaaccgaattaaatccGAACAGAAACCTAATGTTAAacgaatggtttaattttttttttttaaataaaaaaatcgaaaccaaaaccgaactctaaaaaatcaaatgataattttttctttcaagATAACTCACTTGCATTTAGGTTATAGATACCAAATGTGACTATAATTTAAAAGTTGTAGGACCATTGGgttgttaggaatatatattgtaattgttttgatgaaccaaaaatgtaattttagatccccaattttattttaagttt contains these protein-coding regions:
- the LOC116014818 gene encoding receptor-like kinase TMK4, producing the protein MASLRPFHIIIVLTFLSVSGITFSDDAAVMSNLLAAISPAPNHWSNSNHYCSWTHVTCDDDNNVISIKIDSLSISGQLFSGITQLSSLINLSVSGNSLSGPLPSFANMPMLEDLRLDGNDFTSVPSDFLSDLPRLKSFSVSENRNLSSWEIPMHLNRSTDLVSFNASNANVFGIIPDFFYSFPNLENVILSSNNLTGSLPGSFSGSKIRILRLDNQQLGLSGNISVLSSMTQLLQVWLQGNAFTGQIPDLYGLQNLSDLRLGDNRLTGFVPDSLRNLMRIHELRTVFLQNNKLQGPIPQFRCQFQIQVNLRNNSFCKETPGDCDPQVTALLNMAADLGFPLTLAESWSGNDPCRKWRFISCDVQREVTTVDLEKQGFSGNISHILLASEKLTTLRKLYLNDNNLTGSIPDNLAILNLLLILDVSDNNLSGSVPDLPDSLRFHCSGNPLLRFNASNLAGKIAGIVLAVLVPVIVLVLFVSYRFYAKRLRNTSSRTAKNQTTAITGTGTDTGTIFPIQVLQKATNYFSEGNVVGSGGYGIVYKGELDDGTKIAVKKMKDGAVRGLNEFQAEISFLAKVRHRNLVSLLGYSINESERILVYEYMPQGTLSHHLFQWQNHGFHPLTWNQRVTIALDVGRGIEYLHSFAHQSFIHRDIKPSNILLSNDMRAKVADFGLVKMVPDDKNSVETRTVGTFGYLAPEYAVTGRITAKVDVYAFGVVLMEIITGKKALDETVPNETCHLVTWFHKVISKGHNFRKAIDPSLDQDEQTFESISKVALLAAHCTAKTSYRRPNMEHVINVLGPLVQKWKPLKLEEIGERNGGHNLHLSLPLEFDDLSTQNLSSTDDEFYGHRLNQSARF